TTGCACATAatcaagaaaaatacaaaatattatctGAAAATCAACTTGAAAACAACAAGTATCTATAATATTATCATGAATGTTTACCCTACATATAATTGTAACAATACAAATTTATTAAAGAGAAacccacctttttttttttaatggaaaaccAATGCCTGACTAACTTGTCACAATATCAGTAAACCTCTACATCAAACGAATGTTACATGAGCAAAtaactactgtggtttcatcaattttcattgaatacctattttcgttgttaagttgatccatgaaattaaatgttcattgaagtgcaatttatattaacattttgtattgataaggtaattggccacgaaattatgtatccttgaaactgtgattttcactttatccatgaaaattgatacccttgaaaattaatgaaaccacagtaaaagTATTGTATAACtgtttacaattaaaataaatttcttttcctATTGTGTTTTAGTAAGATTAACATATCcataaaacaataatgagattcTGTAAGAGCTGGTTCCACCTTGATTGAACAGGTTTTACCCTGACAGTGAGGGGCTATGTTTTACTAATGGCAGTGACAAAGTGCACGGACTATCGGTACTTTTAGATAACATCTCTGCAATGTTCATCCATATCCAAATGTACAAGAGACCCAATGGCTGACACAGTCACTTACGTATCACAAAAAAGAAAGGATCCATTAAAGACATGCAAATAAAGGAGGTGGAGACAGTCTGACCCACTGGGTCCTGTCCTATGTTCAGtgtactgtaaacgtattacatttgtCAGTGTATTCTAATTACCGGTAGCATTTTTAGGGAAATGGAGCTTCccctaaatcaagtacatcactAAATGCCTTGCacacatgtaaatgaataggaacattcaggaatacgctaaatcaaatccacgccaacttgttcaaaactACTTTCCGCAACATATCATACACGTCAAATATAGTACGTTTATAGTAttgtttaattaagaaataaacagcaatttaaaaagttcactggcATATGAAGGTGATTGGTCAAGTGATCAaattctcagaagatttgatcacttaccaaccaagttcatatcctggtgaactttttaatatcgctgtttattacttatatttacatttgagaaCAGCAAACCATTCAGAATCATTAATGTAATGatgtttttacaatatttcaactGTCAACAATAAGCGAGTGCAGTTTTCATTGTGATGTCATGGAAATGTTCAGACAGAATTGAAAGTTTTtactattctataggttcatataaggaaaaaatatttgcacatgtaaatatttggtcatgAGTGACACATAGAAAAACTACATGTGTAAAGGTATGACATGGATACATCATTTGCATTAAGTCAGATGTGAAGACAAGCAAACTTCTAAGAAATGAGTTCAATCAATTAAACCAGGGAAAAAACCCAAAGGTCAACAACACTacttaaagcataaataaatgtCAATCTATTATATGACATGTAATTAAATACCCTAGTTTGTGATAGAAATTGTCACAACCTCATAATCTCTGCAACAAGACAAAATATTGTAAGAATGAAATTGCACTCATTAACATAGTAAAACCTGCATCACAAACTAAGCACATTAATTTCAGGTAAGAATTTTAGTTAAAATTCAAGTGTTCACTAATGATTATGACAAAGGTTAGCCATTAATtggaaattataattaaaaataacgTATATGTTTATATGTATGTGGTGGGGACAAAATACTGAGCATTTACAgcacaaataaattttacacaaCACAATATAAACATGCATCTGACATTTAGCTGACCATCTGTATCAGGGACTGGTTAGGGGGGAGGAGGGGGAGGGGTTACTGCACTAGCTGTATGTGCTCTTCCTCTGCAGAGGGTTGGCGTTTGTACTCGGGCCGGGTCACCACATAAACTACCAGGACCACCAGAGTCAGGATGGTCAGTCCCAGGAAGTTGATGATGTAGGTCTCTGTCACAAATGAGGAATATTTGCTGAGAAAGAGAAATAATCAAACATAAACTTCTCCTTCTTAATATTATCAacgatttttgtttgttaaaaatagttATTACTGTAATGTACAAattggatgtacatgtacatgtatatacaaagaTTAGGTCAAAGTAGTTTGATTCTTTGGTTTACATCCCTGAATGCAtgggtagtttttttttaaatcttgaaagtgaagaaaaaaaacccaaacaaatcCAGTTTTTTATTTGGTCAACTCTGTATTTTGCAGAATAATTTGAGACCATGGCATTTAATTTCCCTTGTCTTAATTTTTATGCTAAAATCTATGGCACTTCAATGTTTATCAAAGTAAAAGAGAAACTTGATTTATGGTGcatacaattttaaaagaatagaaTGTCTCACAggataaaagttaaaaaaaaattaaaaacaatacaaaGAATAAAGAACAGTTTTTGATCTATTTCAACAGTCAAATTTTTCTTTGACTTTGACCCAAATAAATCTCTATGggaatataaacatatttagaTCTGAACTGGtatgtttgtttaaaacaaaaaatattaccccggtaatatattaatatattaaaaatttacctAAACTGGTCTTATATAATTCTTTtctgaattaaaagaaattatgtaAAACATATGATGGGTTTTAGTTGTGTAATTTAGTCCTTACATGTGCGCAAAGAAGTCGGTGAAGAGAGCCTTTTCTGTGATCCCAGTCAGAGCACTGGCTCCGGCCAGACACAGAATGGCCAGCCCCCAAAACACATGGTGTGGCATGTAGGTTTGCCTGGCCCCCATACTCAGCTTGGGGGCAACAAAGGAGATTAGTCCACTCAGCCACTGTAAGAGAGAAAACACACAGATGTATGCTAACGATTGGAACAGGCTGGATCAATTCAGagaatatatttgtatttttctaaCCATGATTAATGATGCACATTTTCTAATATGGggtaataatttttaatacagGTACAGTGTATATGGCAAAATATGTTAACTTTGCACAACTGTATCCTTCACATACTCAGGTACTCAAACCTATCAATTTCcaataatgaaatattgatgTGATGCCTTTTTCAAGCTctttttcatgataaaaaacTACACaagacaatattttaaaatcatgatcaGGAAAAGTTACATTTTGTTCACATATATCTATGTAACATAAAATTCTGTAATATTATTTTCTAGTTTTTATTAAATGCCACcatttacatgcatgtaattACTCTAAAAGTACAATATCAGTAATTATATTCATCAGTCAAATCATTGAAATAatgcagaaaatattttatacttTAACTTTAAGCTATggtgatattttgattttattttttgaaaatgatgttTGTACAGAGCATAAcgcttagaaatatatatacatgtactaatttcAACTTAATTAAAAATGTCCATATTTTCAGCAAAATTTGATAGCAATCTTATTTGATAAGAGGCTCACAGGCGTTGATAGTCACCAGAGTACCATAGCCCTTAGATTGACATGTCAGAAAAcctaatatttgtattttaagcTACATTTAGAAGTCTAAACCCTAATCTGAGACTCCTCTGACTGTTATCCCACTTTTATTTGGCAATATATTGCCATATttatcaacccccccccccaaaaaaaaaaccaaccctcAAATTCTGCCCCATGGTCTGGGCAGTGAATTTATCTTCAGGACATTATGAACATAATAACAATGCATGACTTAATCTACCATGACTGTGATAGTAACATgagtaaagaagaaaatataattaaaccAAAACATTTTCGCTATGTGGCCAACCCCTGTTCCAGGaaccatgaatttcataatataAGTAGAGgtcttcatggacatcataaccatacatttattttttcttaaataaatatgGGAGAAAAGAAGAAGATACCTGCAGGGCAAACAGGATGACAGTGATGAGTCCGATCCAACTGTGCAGGCTGTACAGGTTGGGTATTGGAGGGTTCTTCAGGTTGTGGGAATCAAAGGCAGCCTTCAGCCCGACCCCAGCAAAGATTAGCACCACCCCCTGAATTATGCCATGGATTGCTTTCAGGTATGTCTTCTTTGCATTCCTGAACACTCGGTAAGTCAGAATAGCtgccaaacaaaatgaaaaatatcttaatgTATTCTTTTAACCATAAGCAAGGTAGACCGACATGGCTACATGGGAAAAACAAATGCATTTAATGACATGCCCTTGGGTGAATGGTGCTGTGTATTGATAGACACAACGATAGAGGATTATGTTATCTATTAAACTGAGGCATGCTCATTTTATGCAACTCGGATGAAGCTGTtgaacatgtaataaaatctaTTGACAAATTCAGCtgatagatatttttaaaaggaatgaattttataattaacattttgaatCCCCTTTTTCTCCATGTcatgattttatttgtaatttatgGGGCAtggtaaaattgaaaaacagttatttctgtaaaatattaaGGTCCCCTAAATTTCAATGTAGCAAAGTATGACTGTAGCTGGAAATGGTACAGGTCTGTGACCATAGCTGTAGTATGACCCTAGCTGCAGCATGAAAGAGCTGGTTTAAGATGAGAATATTTGCAACAAATCTAgatataatttgaattaaatattttatataaagaaatttcTAAAAGATTAATACATAAACTTCATGCATATTATTATCTGTCTCACCATCAGAGTAAAGAAATATCATGCCGGTCACCATGAAGACTGGGTGGTAGTTGAACTCATGGGCGGGGTCAGACTGCCAGGCAAAGCCACCCCTGAAGGAGCCCATCCACACAGCCACCAGGATCACAGCGGTCAGCCCAAGCACCTGTATCACCAGGATCAGAACCGTGAAAAAGGCCAAGCTGCCCTGCTGTTCACGTCTATCAGAGTTTTCCATTTTCTGATTCTGAAATATCTAAGTATTaagcaaatcaattttattaacAGACACATCAACTGTGACAGAATACTCGTATCGAGTGGTAaggaaagaaattaaataaatctgatTCAACATAATTTTTTCTCTAAATAAGTAAGTTAAACTTAGTGTaaaagaataaatttttaaaaaaaatttcaattcatgGAAGCCAAGATTATGTGGACTGTAAGAAACTAGAGGATGATTCAATTAAGAAATCCTATACTAGCCAATAAAGTAACCGAGGAGAATAGTTATAGAATTCATTGTATCGGCATAGTTTTCATGGAATaaaattgatcattttaaaGACAGAAACAATTTGTACCTAATCTATGCAACTTCTGGAGTgccattaattaaaaaattttaaaatgctttgCACCAAAAAATTCATGCCttgaatatataatgtaaatgaaatcTTCGTATTAGGTCAGGAAGTATAGTTTAGAGATTTTGACTTTGTGGTAAATATGATGTGGTTTTACATAAAACATAATCTGTGATGAACACAAAATGACTCATTTTGAAGGTAAAATAGAGGTACCATGCATGTGATTAACCACCATACATGGGCCATTCTGATATTCAATGTGCCTAGCCTGTTCATGAGCTGTGTttaacaggttgggaccaatcacCCAAATGAAATATAGATGCCCATTAGGGATATTTCcaaaatgggatataaatttgtagtgcaaaaaatatacattttttactttGCTAAAAATTATGGTAAATCCACATTAAAAAAGATGAAATGTAATTACTTTTGGTAGAACTGTAACCATACTGGTGTGCGACCAGTTCTCACCGAGTGCCATTTCTCGCCTGTGCATTGttatgtcattttatcaacacataaaattatacacaaaaaatgactaaataatgcactggcgagaaatggtacttggcgAGAACTGGTGGCACGCCAATACTATTACGGAGCTTGATATATCTTAAACTTCTAGGGGATCGATCTTACAAACTATAGGCTTCTAAGAAAACTTGCTAATcaaaagttgttgcatttaatatacattaatgtggatttatattaaaaattacgaaatcaaacattttcactttttgcactttaaatttatatcccatttgggctattCAATCCCGAATGGGCTATTATTTGGGCGATTGGTTCCAACCTGTTCAATAGGTCCACTAATTCAAGTCCCATACGATCCCATACTCATAAAGATCGCAAAGGCAGAAAAACCAATGCAGTTCTGTCTGTAGCCTATCACTTATTGGATATCACCTCTGATAAATGTAACTTGTTAAAAAATCCGAATTGCCAGAACGACTGCAAACACCAGCATCCTACAGTCCTAGGCTATATACGGCATCTAACTATCACAGTTTTGCATACTCTAAAGTTAAAGTTTGAGGCAATAAAAAACTaagaaacaagaaaaatatgaaacatatggTGAGATTACCTCCTCTTATGGTTCACTGTTAGCAATCCCTTCTTTTTGCTTGGACCGAATCGATTTTtcgattttataattttatagcAAGTCGTCCGTATAATGCCCTGGAAAATCGAGCATGCTTTCAGTTTTCTAGCAATGTcgaagttaaaaatattattacaatattatttacttaaaagatacaaaaaacttaaaagtgtaaaattcctaaaaaacatttcatttaggTATGTGTATGGATGAACGAATGATACTAAGCGCGACTTGGTCAATAATTCTACTttcatttcaagaaaataaatgaatgccACTCTGAGAAATGGAAATTGCATACCTTTTGTTGGTtgtaagtgttttttttttttaaacggattTAGGGtatgataaaaattgaaatcaatatttaGAATGTACCAGTGGGTTCGATCTCCTAAGGCTGTCATGAatcaaataaagaataaattacAGATAGAGGGTTCTCTGAAGCCATCAGAGACAAATATGTTACCGGGTATTTATGTCTCTGGaatccatttaaaaataaaaagaacctGTTTGGGAGGAGGTTGACAATGCTTTTCTcgaggtgtcaatttcaactgttaccctcccaaacaggcactattaagtattaattatattacaatgaatgtcttaattttaaagaaaaatttactgcttttatataaaagaataaTGTAAATTCTATGCAAACCGCATGCCCATAATTTACACGCATGTagcaatttgttgtgttacctattgccaagtgtgttgggGGAAAAAGAACGGATAATACACTGTGTTTAAAccaatcatatttcaatatttaacatgaaagtttatataattaatacacatgatacatgtacatgtatctggttgtttgatatgcaaaatgatatttaaaatcgAACAACTAATCTATGAGTGAAATGTGAAAGAGAAATCTTAACTAGGTAAACTGAAACTGAAATACTGTGACAGTCACTGAATCATAGCATATGTATATgctgaattgttttttttttcagttgggACATTTAAAATCAGATCAAAAGAGGATGttcaaaaaacaataaaagcagCATTAGATGTGGGTTATAGGCTAATAGGTCAGTAAGTTTGGCAATTGTATGTACTTGAGTCTTGAAATTACATATTGCATGTTGTATCTCAGAGATTAAATGACATGTTTTAGATTCAGTGTCAACTAGGGAAAGATTTCTGACTCTGTGATAGACACTGAACAGTGAAAGTATTCATGATGCTTAAACTCTAAATATGCACAATCATTTAAATAGTGTAAAAAGATTAAAGTTAATTAAACTTGCATTAATTTCAAGCTTTAAATCCAAAAATCAGTAAGTTTTCATATTGATGGAGAGTTTTTGTAATTGaatgtatatgtttattaacATGTATTCTGTCTACCagtaattgtttataaattacAGACACAGCATCGGTCTATAGGAATGAAGCTGAGATTGGGcaatgtttaaaagaatatgtaCCCAGCAACAATCTAGAAAGATCGGACATTTTTATCACCAGTAAACTTGGTAAGAAGAGGCAAGGTCATATAGAATTGACTATACTCAATCTTACTGAAAGCAGACCCCATTCAAAACCTGGGTCTGCTCTCTGTGTCCTCTAGAGGTCTGCTTTTTGGTCTGCTTAGGTGGACCCAGAGATGATGCAGAACAGACCTAGAGTGGACACCAAAAGCAGATCTCAATTTCAGAAGTAGACCCTAAAAGAGAATTCAGCTGGGTCCTGTCTAAGTAACTAATAGACCTGtcaatcagaattatttttaaaatacattgacCAATCAGAGCACCGACCAATCAGATCTCTGGTTTACAACTCTTTCATAATTCCATTGTGCAGGGAAAACGATCgtttacatttaatattttacctGAATGTACAGtgcaaatgtacatatataaatatacagtagCGGCCAGACACAACCTAATACCAGTGCAGACCCCAAAAGCTGACACCAGGTTAGCTTTGTATCTGCTCGGGATCTTATCAAGgtcttcttttttaatatttgtgtcTGCTTGGGGTCCACTCCGGGTCTGCTTTGGGTTTATTGGGGTCTACTTTAGGTTTACTTGGGGTCAAGTCTTTTGTTAGTCTTTGAACTAAAATGAAATAGTtgtaattttgtgaaaatgtcAGGCATTTGCAGATTGCTTTGTGttcattgattttttatcaaatgatttcaacaaaatgtttatttaaaaagatattttttaattttactatttttcaaACCCACAATCAGTCTGTTTAATATGGTTTGTATCAGACCTGTTGTTGGTTTTGTGGTGATATTTGATGGATGGAAGATTCATTCCATTTATTCAGGAAGTATTTAATTACTGGTTTGTGATGCAGTCATATCCAACAATGCTGTGGCATTTGATATTGAATATTTGAAGGACCGAAAGACCAGGGAGAGGGCACCTGTTCTGCGGCTTTCCACCGGTCTCTGTCTAACTTAGACTGCCAGTACTTGGACCTGTACCTGATTCACTGGCCAGGGACCCAGGGCAGGAAACCAGATGACCCAGATCAGGGCGAGCTGAGGGTGGGGAGCTGGCGGGATCTGATCAAGTTACAGAAGGAaggtacaatgtatatgtatgacATGCTTACATGGTATCAGTGCTCCAGGTCACATTATCCAGGAGCTCTGTAGGAAAGCTCACCAGCCCTGTACAGTCAAACAGtgtggtttgtttacatgtaaaaatagcAACTCTTGATCTGCATGTGAACTAAACATACTGTCCAAGGTCAAATAGGGTTTGCATGTTAAAGAAAATCTGCTTGAGACAACATCAGTAGTAAACTACATGAAGTactttatggtacatgtattaagtatatactgcaagttgttttaatttcacaatgttaaaatttaatgaGATGAAAATCATATGTTACAAAGTAAAAACTGCAATAGTTTTTAATCTTATGCTTTAGAAATGTCTATTTTGAAAAGGACTTCTACTATGGGTAAAAAGTAACAGCTTACATGATGGATTTTATTTTGCGGAAAAATGGTAAATCGTGAACATAGGGAAATTGAAACCAATTGAAAGTTAATTTTCTCATCTAGAGTATTTTCACAGAATGTGTAGGATATAAGGTTAATTAGTCCAGAACTAGTGCAAGTTTCTGTGTGCCTTATGTAGCAGCTTTTTGTATGTGAAGGCAGGTGAACCAGAATTTACTAACTACAGGTACAGATCTGCTGCTATGACCCCCAAAATGGCTTGTGAGCTCTGAAATAAGATTATTGAACTAacacaatatttcaattttcaggtaaagtgaagaataTTGGAGTTTCTAACTTTCTTCAACACCACATACAAGAACTGATTGACAAAACAGGAGTCTGTCCAGATGTTATAcaggtaaaaaacaaaaatacatgtatacatgtcaACTCTTTTTATTTCAGATACTAAAAcattatgcatttttattacCGGTACACTGCAAGTTACCTACATGGTATAtacccatgtacatgtatgtaagctTATTCACCCTAGCAAGTGACTCTAGATTGACTggtttataattttaaacataatgatGTAAAAGATTGAAACTAGTTTAAACGTTGTATTtgggttgttttgtttttttttataaataagccTTTTATTCTGTCATGAATAGCTACagatgaattaattaaatatattaaagcGGTGATTTGTAGTGCTCATCTGGAAGTGAATATATTCCTCTGTTTGCCTTCACAGACCGAGCACCACCCCCACTGTGTCCAGAGTGAGTTGATAGAGTTCTGTAGGCGGACGGGGATCTTCTACCAGGCTTACTCCTCCCTCGGAACCACCACCTCCAACAATCCGGTACGCTGGTCAGGGTGGAGGGGTTTATGGGAGTTGTCTTTACATTCAGTTGCCCTGAGTCATCACACAATTGTATAATGTAGCTGTATTGTCTGTCATCAGTTATAGAGAGAGGCGTGTGGTGATTTACTCATTAAATTTTTGacttaaagaaaaacaaattataaattaatgtcCCTcccatttaaatgaaaattcaagAGAACCTTTGTTTTATTCTACACCCGGTagaaaataactttaattagattCACTTAGATTCACTGAGAAAGCCAATGAGGCAAAAAGGCCATGAAGACTCTAAAGTGGCTAATTCATGATAGATCACAAAACTAATCCATGCATACTCACATAGGCAACCCTTATAAGATACTAGAAGACAAACTTACGATCACATGACTTATTTTAGGTGTTTGAACAAACTTTGTCACACAATGAACTGAACACTGGTATTTCAAAAAAGATCAagaaatgtgtttatatttgtacatgATTGAAACTGGCAAGATCTTTAGATTAGCAATCTAAACACAATCTGAAGAAAAAGGTTATACAATTGTTAGTGGATAGCGTATGCATTATTAGAGAGTGTGAGTAAAGTTAAGTGACTTTTCTGGCCCAAGGTTTATGTACATAACTAAGAACGTTCTGCTCTGTGCTGACCATCTTTTGGATGAAGATTGGAAGTATCTTAATGAGGCATTGAGatcattaaagaaaattaaaatgttcagCTCAAATCAAGACCATGcccaaatttaataaaaaatggaatgTGTAACAAGTAAGTACAAGTCGATTCTTAGTAAGAAGGTAGAAATTTTGTTGTTACAGATTCTTACAGATCCAGTTGTCACTGAAGTGAGTCAAAAACTGGGAAAAAGTGTACCTCAGGTGCTACTTCGATGGGCGGTCCAGCAAGGAATGGGTATGTTATTGTCAGTGTATGTAAACGGAAGTCAGAGTAGCGATGTCCACAACAAGTTTATTCAGATATGATAATAGTTGAAAGAAGTTTTAAACTAAGAAACTTTTCAACTAATACCCCTTTCAACATGGAGATTTCGAGTTTGTCATGTTACTTATTTCACATGTTAATTGACATCTTGGCAATGTTGTGTAAAATTTTGAGGGATCTTTAAACAAATATTCAGAGGCCTCTAGcatgaaaagtaggtcattgaccttgATACCCCAGTGTATAAAAGTGAATAATTATAGCATAACAAAAGCAGCGTTCCAATTTTCAATTGAAGGATTTTTATTCCTTAGAGTCcgttggattttttttccatctttaTAAGTGTAATTGTTGAGAACTGTTGCTCAGAATCAgatgagcaatgtggcccatgggcctcatGTGCTTATAACAAAGATTTTTTATCCCTTGGAATTCAATGATATTATACTGAATTCTTCTCTCATATCTTCCACAACTagtatattttagttttttaactTGACAGGTGTCCTTCCAAAGTCTTGCAACCCTCAGCATATTCAGGAGAACATAGACATTTTCTCATTCCAAATTCCAGAGGAGGAGATGCTGAAATTGAATTCTTTGAACAGAGAAAAACATTACTGTTGGAATCCTAAAGacattgtttgaatttatatcTTCACATCATGACATGTTTATAAAGATGATTTTGCAACTTTCTAACATATTGTGGTCTTTGACACTGAACTTATGTATGGATTTTTTAAGgatttgataaatatacatg
The window above is part of the Magallana gigas chromosome 10, xbMagGiga1.1, whole genome shotgun sequence genome. Proteins encoded here:
- the LOC105341694 gene encoding glyoxal reductase, which translates into the protein MNATLRNGNCIPFVGFGTFKIRSKEDVQKTIKAALDVGYRLIDTASVYRNEAEIGQCLKEYVPSNNLERSDIFITSKLGPKDQGEGTCSAAFHRSLSNLDCQYLDLYLIHWPGTQGRKPDDPDQGELRVGSWRDLIKLQKEGKVKNIGVSNFLQHHIQELIDKTGVCPDVIQTEHHPHCVQSELIEFCRRTGIFYQAYSSLGTTTSNNPILTDPVVTEVSQKLGKSVPQVLLRWAVQQGMGVLPKSCNPQHIQENIDIFSFQIPEEEMLKLNSLNREKHYCWNPKDIV
- the LOC105330881 gene encoding transmembrane ascorbate-dependent reductase CYB561, giving the protein MENSDRREQQGSLAFFTVLILVIQVLGLTAVILVAVWMGSFRGGFAWQSDPAHEFNYHPVFMVTGMIFLYSDAILTYRVFRNAKKTYLKAIHGIIQGVVLIFAGVGLKAAFDSHNLKNPPIPNLYSLHSWIGLITVILFALQWLSGLISFVAPKLSMGARQTYMPHHVFWGLAILCLAGASALTGITEKALFTDFFAHIKYSSFVTETYIINFLGLTILTLVVLVVYVVTRPEYKRQPSAEEEHIQLVQ